Below is a window of Staphylococcus succinus DNA.
TAGCGATAATTGGTAAAATATTAACGCCCACAGCAGTTGTAATTAAATCAGCCTCTAACACAGCTTGTCTCAAGCTATCAGAAGGCGCTGCTGAATTAATGGCATCAACATTGTGTACACGTGTTGTTGTATGTGCTTCATCAGCTAAAATAACGTCATATTCATGTACTTCATCTAATTTATTAATAATATCGGTATTAACATCTGCAAAAGTTACTTTCACATTGTTGTCAGCTAATATATAACCAATAAAACCTCGACCAATATTTCCAGCACCAAAGTGTAATGCTTTCATTATGCATCAGCCTCCTCAAAGACTTGTTTAATTTCTTCAGCAGACGAAGCATTTACGATACGCTCTACATTTTCTTCTTCGCTAAAAGTGATTGCGATTTGTGAAAGTAAATCCAAATGCTCACCATCTTTACCAGCAATACCTACAACAACTTTCACTTCTTCGCCGTCCCAGTCAACGCCTTCAGGTATTTGGATTAAAGTAAGTCCAGATTTTAATACACTTGTTTTAGCTTCATCAGTACCATGTGGGATAGCTAAGCCATTGCCCATAAATGTAGTCACTATTTCTTCACGGTCTTTCATTGCTTGAATATATGCTTCTGTCACAGCACCACTTGATACTAAAGCTTGTCCTGCTTTTTCGATTGCTTCGTTTTGTGTTCCAACTTTTTGGTTAATAAATATATTTTCATTACTGAATAATTCGCTCATTTTTCTTCACTCCATGTTTAATTGATTTTTTAAATGTATTAGATAATGCTGTTTCAACATATCTTTTAGTTGTTCAGGGTGTTTCATAAATTCATCAATTTGCTTTAAATGTTCTACCATGTCTCCAGATATATCACTGACAAGACTAGCCAAATAATCATCAGGGGGTATAAACATATTCAACAAATATTTTATCGATTGATTGTCATTTTGATTACTTTTAAGCAAGATGGGTTCATTCAAAATAGTAATTAAAATAATAGGTTTTTGAATGATTTCATGCTTTAAATGAGGTATAGCTATCGGATAAGGTTCTAGGACAAAACCTTGTTTATCTATACAATCTTTAATAAGTTCAGCGAATGACGAGTGATGATGAATGATTTCATATGATATAAGTTTGTCAGTTAAATAATTGGACAAGTCAGATATACTCGTATAATCAATATATACAGAATCTATAAGTTCTAAACCTTTTCTAATGTATTTAAGTTGATCCTCAGGAGCTTTAATATGTTGTTTGATATTTTCAATTTCTGAACCTGTCGTTGCTATTGAATCTTTACGCATATTTAAAAATGCAGCTACATGGTTAATATCTGAATCTGGCAATAAAGGGTTCACAGTTAGATAGGGAACAGTTATGTCTAAATCAACGGTTGAAATAATAGCATCGTATTGTGATGTATCAATTTCAATTAAGTCACCTACAGATGCTTGTTTAGGATGTTGTATTTCGCTGAATGTTTGTTGTAATCGTGTAGCGAGTAGACGACTTGTGCCAATACCACTACTACAAACAACTAATACTTTATAGTTGTTTGTACTTTGACTTTGAATTGCACCCCCAAAATGCAAGACGATAAAAGCAATTTCACTATCTGGGAAAACAAAGTTCGGCCAAGTCTGAATGAGACCTTGGTGGACACTTTCGAAAAGGCTAGGGTATTTATACTTAATCATTTCTGTTAATGGATTATATGTTTCAATATTAGCGTTCAAACGATTAATTGCAGGAATAATATGGAGTCTTAAACCTTCTGTTAAGGTTTCTAAATCGTTAAATTTATGAGATGAATTGTTAATAACAAATTGTGTGAACTGATTGATTTTATTCTCATCTTTTTCATCTTTCTCATCTTTAAATATATCGTCAGACTCTTTTCGTTTGGCGCCACGTAAGTGAATGGTAATGAAAGTAACTTCAGCTTGATTAAATTGAACATCATAGATGTCTTCTAAATGTATAGCTAAAGCATGTGCAACTTCATGTTCAAATGAATCTTTAACACTATTATAGATATCCTCACTAATAGAGACATACTCACCATTTAACATACGATCGATACTTAAGACGATGTGGACAGTCAAAGTGAGATAACTTGATTCAGTTAATGCGTATGGAAGCTGGCCTAAGTGATCCATAAGTATGCGCTCGACTTGGAAAATTTTGTCCATATCCACCATAGATAATTGAGAGTGATTTAAGGACTGATACACAAAATGATTTTCAATAACAGAATAAACACTTGTACTATTTAAATTATTAACCATAAGTTGACTTAATAACTCACGTTTTTTTGACTCAGTTCCTTCCAAACGAATGCCTTCACCACGTTTTTTATGAAGCTGCAATTGATATTGGTCGAGCTCATAATCTAATTCATCTAGTAATTTAGCTAATGTTTGTGTAGATACACCAATTTCCTGTGCCAAGCCATATTGTTTAATCGGTTCTTTAGCTTGAATTAAACCATATAAAATAATTACTTTTTGTTCTTCATGAGATAAGTCAATTGTATTTTGCTTGAGCAGCATATTTTTGAGTGCAGTAATAGCTTGTTCATCTCCATCAAATTGTATGCCTTTTTTTGTTACGCGTTCTAATTTGATATTAAATGAATTAATATAAGACTCGATAGATTTTAATTCCCTATGAATAGTACGAGAGGATACAGCTAAGTATTGAGCAATGTCATAAATTTTGACATATTGACCGTGATACTTAATTAACATTTCGATAATTTCTTTTTCACGTGTACTCAAAAACATAGCCGGACCCTCCCGTATCGTTCTATTTTAATGTAAATTAATTTTCTTCATTTTTTAGATTTTCTAATAGTTCGTCATATCTTGGTGAATTCAAGAAATTATCAACAGAGATATGAATTGCACTTGGAACTTGTTTGATTGCTCTATCTGTTAGTTTTTTCTGTGTGATAACAAGTTGAGCATCACTTGGTAATTGATTAATTGCTGTATTAGTCACATTTACATCTTGTATGCCTGCTTTTTTAAATTTATTGCGTAACATGCTTGCACCCATAGCACTAGATCCCATACCTGCATCACATGCGAATATCACATGATTTACTTTACTATAATCATGCGCATGGACATTTTCTGTATCATAATCATCTAATATGTCTGCATCATTATTTGCATCGCTATTTGAAGTTTCATCGGTAGCTGTGCCTGTAGTCGCGCCAGCAGTTGTTGTAGCTTTACTATCTTCTTTCCCTGATAACTTAGAAGCTACACTTGATTTTTTACCCTTTGTTGCTTCCATCTTCTCAGTAGCCGCTTCTAAATCTTCTTCGGGTTCTTTTGTGAATTTTAGGATAATAGCAGCAACTATAAATGAAACGAGAGCCGCTAATAATACACCTAAAATCATGTGGAAGAACTCTCCTTTAGGGGCATTAAGAATATAAACTATGAAAGACCCTGGTGAGGCAGGGCTCTTGAATCCAAAGTCAAAAAGTGAAAATGTAGCAACACCTGTCATACCACCTAAGATTACAGCAATGAATAATAGCGGGCGCATTAACACATAAGGGAAGTAAATCTCATGAATACCACCTAAGAAGTGTATGATACCAGCGCCGTATGATGTTGCCTTGGCAGTCCCTTTACCAAAAATCATATAAGCTACTAAGATACCTAAACCAGGTCCAGGATTTGATTCGATTGTATATAAAATAGATTGACCTGCTGAAGCTGCTTGATCAGCACCGAGCGGGGTAAACACACCATGGTTAATCGCATTGTTTAAGAATACGATTTTTGCTGGTTCAACAATGATACTGACTAATGGAAGTAAATGCGCATGTACCAAAGCCTCAACAGCTACGGATAAGATATGCATAATAAATTCCATTATTGGTGCTAAAACTTTAAATCCAATAATTGTCATGATAAAACCTAAAATACCAGCTGAGAAATTATTGAATAGCATTTCAAAGCCTTGAGGCGTTCTTGGTTGAATAAAGCCATCGACTTTTTTCATTAGCCACCCTACAAGTGGTCCCATGATCATTGCACCAAGTAACATTGGGGTATCTGGTAAGGCAACGATAACACCCATTGTTGCTACAGCAGCAATAATACCACCGCGCATTTCATGTATAAGGCGACCACCACTGTATGCGATAAGTAATGGAATTAAGTAAGTGATCATTGGTCCAGCTAACTCACTTAAATCTTTATTTGGCCACCAACCACCATCAATAAATATCGCTGCAATAAATCCCCATGCGATAAAAGCACCGATGTTTGGCATAATCATACTACTTAGGAAAGAGCCGAATGCTTGAACTTTACGTCCAATACCGTTTTTTTCTTCAGTTTGAGTTTGTGACATAATTTGCACCTCTTTTTCTCTTTTATTTGTAACTTCATTGTATGGTTGTTCATCTAATTTAACAACTTAAAGTAATTTCAATTTTGTCACAATGTTTTTGACAAGTTTATGACTATAGTGACCGAAAAGAATTAATATTTTGCATAATATATACGATAGTAAAAATTTTAAAAGATTATGAACACGAAATTAATATATTATTTGCAATAGATATATTAAACATTGTACAATGGGTTGTATTGAAGGAAGGGAGGTTAATTAACAAGCGAGTTCAATTAAAGCGCCTGTACAAGTGAAGAGGTTATATGTTTAAAATTTAAGGTTTATAACAGAAATCTTAATAGACATCATATCGAAGCTTGTAGACGAGGAGGATAGTTATCGAACCATCGGCGGATGCTATCCCGGATGTGGCTCATTCGAGAGCTTATTAAGTAAAACATTGGGGCAACCTAGTGCACAAAGTTAATAAGATAGCCAATAATTAAATAAAAATACTATTATAAGGTGAGAGGGATAGCTGCATGCTTTTTTAGACAGGACTTTCCTATTACTTAACAATAGGAAGCGGTCTGTCTAAAATAGGGCTATGCTATTTAAAAACAAGTTCGTTTACGCTGAACGTAGAAACCCAATCACCATAACATTGGAGGAAATTATAAATGTGTGGAATTGTTGGATATATCGGGCATGATAATGCTAAAGAATTATTATTAAAAGGTTTAGAGAAATTAGAGTACAGAGGCTATGATTCAGCTGGTGTAGCAGTAGTCAATGATGAAGGTACATCTGTATTTAAAGCAAAAGGTCGTATTGCTGAGCTTAGAAAAGTTGCTGATAGTGATGCAACAGATGGCAGTGTAGGCATCGGTCATACACGTTGGGCAACACATGGTGTTCCAAACTATGAAAATTCACACCCACATCAATCATCTTCAAATCGTTTTACACTTGTACATAACGGTGTAATTGAAAACTATGAAGAACTAAGAAATGAATATTTGAGTGAAATTGCATTCCAATCAGAAACTGATACAGAAGTTATTGTACAATTGGTCGAATATTTTTCAAATGAAGGACTTCCAACTGAAGAAGCATTTACAAAAGTAGTATCATTATTGGAAGGTTCGTATGCGCTTGGTTTAATCGATAGTGCTGATCGAGATACAATCTTCGTGGCTAAAAATAAATCGCCGCTATTAATTGGTGTTGGTGATGATTTCAATGTTATTGCTTCAGATGCAATTGCGATGTTACAAGTAACTAATAGATATAAAGAAATCCATGATCATGAGATTGTTATCGTTAAACGTGATGAAGTTATCATTAAGGCTCAAGATGGCAGTGTTCAAGAAAGAGATGCTTATACAGCGCAAATTGATGCTTCTGATACTGAAAAAGGTGTCTATGATCACTATATGCTTAAAGAGATTCATGAGCAGCCTGCAGTAATGCGTAGAATCATTCAAGAATATCAAGATGAAGATGGTAACTTGAAGATGGATGCGGATATTATTAAGGATGTAGCAGAAGCAGATCGTATTTATATTGTTGCAGCTGGAACAAGTTATCATGCAGGTTTAGTAGGCAGAGAGTTTATTGAGAAATGGGCTGGTGTTCCTACAGAAGTACATGTAGCCTCAGAGTTTGTCTATAATATGCCGTTACTTTCAGAAAAGCCTTTATTCATTTATATTTCACAATCAGGTGAGACTGCAGACAGTCGTGCAGTATTGGTAGAAACTAATAAATTAGGTCATAAATCACTAACTATTACTAATGTGGCTGGCTCTACACTTTCTCGTGAAGCTAATCATACATTATTGTTACATGCAGGTCCTGAAATTGCTGTAGCTTCTACTAAAGCTTATACAGCACAAATTGCGGTATTATCAATACTTTCACAAATCGTTGCACAAGAGCACGGTAGAGAAGCAAATATTGATTTATTACCAGAATTAGCAAAGGTAACTACAGCAATTGAAGCTATTGTTGATGATGCAGACATTATGGAACAAATAGCTACTGATTTCTTAGCAACAACACGTAACGCATTCTTTATCGGTAGAACAATGGATTATAATGTGAGTTTAGAAGGCGCATTAAAACTCAAAGAAATTTCATACATTCAAGCAGAAGGATTTGCTGGTGGTGAATTGAAACACGGTACAATCGCGCTTATTGAAGAAGGTACACCAATCATTGCTTTAGCGACACAAAAAAATGTTAATCTTTCAATCAGAGGTAACGTGAAAGAAGTTGTGGCACGTGGTGCAAACCCTTGTATTATTTCAATGGATGGACTTAACAAAGAGGGCGACACTTATGTAATTCCACATGTACATGAGTTATTAACACCGTTAGTGTCAGTTGTCACAACACAATTAATTGCTTATTATGCTTCATTACACAGAGATTTAGATGTGGATAAACCACGTAACTTGGCAAAATCAGTTACTGTAGAATAAATCTATTTTGTAACAGGTGTTGGATATGACAGTTCATATCTAACACCTGTTTTTTAGTATATATTCTATTTACTAAGATGAAGATATAGCTGTATAATGCTTAGACAAATTATTTTCAAATGACAAAAGATTCTATTATGCTTAAATTATTATATTATAGGTCTTATGGAAGATAAAGGGGAAATGATAGTGACTAAACCAAAAGTATATACAATGGCGTTCAGGTCCGTGTATCCTCATCTTATAACTAAAGTTGAGAAAAAGGGAAGAACCAAAGCAGAAGCAGATTTATTAATTCGATGGATGACTGGATATTCCCAAAAACAGATAGATCAAATGTTAGAAGATGATACAGACTATGAAACATTTATTGTGAAAGCGCCACAGTTAAATCCAGATAGAAATAAAATCACTGGTGTCATTTGTGGTGTTCGGGTAGAAGATATGGAAGCATCAGTTATGAAAGAAATTCGTTATTTAGATAAAATAATTGATGAATTAGCAAAAGGCAAGGCGATTGAAAATATCATGAGAGAAGATAAATAGAAAATATCGTGCAAGTACAGTTAGGAAAAGGGGAATATGGATGCTTATTGATTTAAAGCATATTGCTAGAAGAAAGCAAGGGAAAGAAATAATTAAAAATGTAAGTTGGCAAGTCAATAAAGGTGATAAGTGGATGTTATATGGGTTAAACGGTGCTGGTAAAACGACATTGCTTAATATTTTAAATGCATATGAACCTCATACTTCAGGTGAACTTACATTATTTGGAATGCAACCAGGTAAAAAGGGCTATTCTGCGGATAATGTACGCGCGCAAATAGGATTTGTGTCGAATAGTTTAATGGACCGATTTCAAGATGGGGAAATCGTGATAGATGTAGTTATAAGTGGCATATTTAAGTCTATAGGTATTTTCCAAGAAGTGCATCAATCATATATAGATATGGCTAAAAAGTATTTGGCACAAATGGGTATGTCAGATTTTGAAAATCAATATTATGGCTATTTATCTACAGGAGAAAGGCAAAAAGTACTTATAGCAAGAGCGTTGATGGGTAGCCCACAATTACTTATTTTAGATGAACCGGCTTCAGGATTAGATTTTATTGCGCGTGAAGATTTATTAAATGCGTTAGATTCACTTTATAAACAAAATCCACAACTAGCAGTGATTTATGTTACCCATTTTGTAGAAGAAATAACATGTAGTATCCAAAAAGGTTTTTTATTAAAAGATGGTAGCTGTTATAAGCAAGGGGATTTAACTTCAGTCCTTAATAGTAATACATTGAGTGAATTTTTCAATAGAAATGTATATGTTAATAATCAAAATCAACGTTATTCATTATTTTTACAGGAATAGTGCATTGCAGAAATGAAAAGATAGTGCAATAATTTAATACGATAATATGTGATGGGGGACTTATAGAAATGGATAATGTTAAAGCAATATTTTTAGATATGGACGGTACAATTTTACATAAAGATAACCGTGTAGATATAGAGACAGTAAAAGTCATCAGTCAGTTGAGAAATCAGGGTTATAAAGTATTCTTAGCTACTGGAAGAGCGCATGATGAAATACATTATTTAGTACCTGAGTCTTTTGAAGTAGACGGTATTATTAGTTCAAATGGTACATTAGGTGTAGTTGAAGAAGAAACGATATTTAAGCATAGTTTATCTTATAATACAGTGCTTGAAATCGTGAAACGTGCAAAACAACAAGCAATTTATTATGAGGTATTTCCCTTTGATAGACAGCGTATTGTACTTAAAGAAGATAAAGCATGGGCTGAAGAACTATTTGAAGCTAATACACCACCTGGAAAAGTTGGTGAGAGCGAATGGACTTCAAGAAAAGAATCTATTGTGAAAAAAGTTGATTGGGAAGATAGCATACCCGATAGTACTTTTTCTAAAATATATTTATTTTCACCAGACTATGATAAGATTACAAATTTTCGTAATCAATTAATCGAAGATGAAGTGGCACTACACATAAGTGTTTCTAATTCATCACGCTTCAACGCTGAAACAATGGCATTTGAAGTAGACAAAGGTACTGGTATAAAAGAAATGATAGAACATTTTGGCATTCGACAAGAAGAAACATTAGTTATTGGTGACAGCGATAATGATAGAGCGATGTTTGCATTTGGTCATTATACGGTTGCTATGAAGAATGCAAGACCCGAAATACAAGCATTAGCCAAAGATGTTACTTCATTAACAAATGAAGAAAATGGTGCTGCAGCATACTTAAGTGAACATTTTATAAATAACTAAGTATTTTAGTGTAGTTAATTTAAAAATTAAGAAATTAAGCCAAGTTACAGTGTTACAGTTAACCTATTGTGACTTGGCTTTTATTATTTAGACAATATTTTTTAAGAAGATTTCTATTGATTAATATAAAGTATGATATGAAATACGTTTATAATCGATAGAGAAGCTGCTAAATTGAACCATTAATCATAAAAGGTATAATTATCCAACATATTACAAAAAGCCAATGTAGCTATTCTATGAGCTACATTGGCTTTTATAAAATGAACAGGTTATTTATCTGATTTATTAAATTGATCTTTTAATTCTGAAGATTTGTTTTGTACATCATCATTTTTATCATTTAAATTAGATTTAACATTATTTTGTACATCTTCTTTTTTATTATTCAAATCTGACTTTTCAGTTTGATTTGAAACACTGTTTTTAACTTTTGATTGTTGTTCGGATTGATCTGTTTTTTTATCTTTTTTGTTTTCAGTAGATGTGATAGGTTCACCATCGTTATTATAATATTGAATGATAGCTAACATATTTGTATAGTAAACAGCTAATCTAATGAGTACAACAAGCACACTTACAATGTAGATGATTGTTAATGCAACTTTTTGTGAAATGCTACCAGTGCCAATTGAAATCAGTTGACTTACTGGATTAGCAAGAATAATTACAAGTAAATTTAATAACAATAATCCAATGAAGAATTTGAACCATGTTTTTCTACCATTTTTAATACCTTTAAATCCACGTTTGATACATCCCCAAGCACCTTTATTAGGGTCTTTAATGAATGCTAATGTGAAGTTGATAATTAAAATAGTAATAAACCAATAAATAAATGATTGAATAAACACGACTAAAGTTGCTGCAATAATTTGTAATGTCAATGAAATGCCAAGCGCATGATCAGAACTACTTAAAGGACCTTGTAACGCACCAAATAATTGAGCAATACCTAGATTTAGTAATTTAGATAATAATATATTAACTACTAATAGAAGGATTATAAATATTAAGGCGAATAAAGATAGTTTTAAGCTTTTAGCATATTTTCCTTTTTTAAATGTTGAAAATAAATCTTTAAAGTTTACCTTGTCTTTATTTATTGCTTTGTCTATAGTGTAGATAGTTCCTGATATTAATGGATAGCCAATAAATACAAAGAACAATAATGGAACAAGTAATGTTAGGATTAATATAAATATTGAACCTACGATTGATTGTTGCATAGCCATAGCCATAGCGAATTTATATAGCGCTGGTTGAACTGGCATAAACGTCAATATAGTTAAAGCAAATAATATGACAAAACTTACTATTGTAAAAAGTAAAATTTTAGCATGTTGTGGTTTAGCATTTTGTAAAGCTAGTTTATGAAATTTAAACAAATTTTAAGCACTCCTTTTTAGTGATAAGATTACGATATCAGAAAATTAAAGATTTTAAAATTAATAGGTAACAAAACAGCAATAAAATGTTAAAATATCGGAATGAACTCAAGTTGAAAGGAGATATCATCATGAAATTTGCAATAATTACTGATGTCCACGGAAATTTTGATGCCTTAGAATCAGTTTTAGATGATATTGATAGAAGAGAAAAAATCGATAAAATTTATAACTTAGGCGATAATATTGGAGTCGGACATGAAACGAACAAAGTACTGGATGCTATCTTTGATAGAGATGATATGGAAATTATAGCAGGTAACCATGATGAAGCAGTGATGTCGCTCGTCAATGAAACACCCTATCCAGAAGATTTAAAAGATAAATTCTATGAACATCATCAATGGATTGAAAGTCATTTAGATGAAGATTATTATGATAGATTAAATGGCTTATCACGTGTCATGGAGCTGACATTGAATAATAAAAAAATATTATTTATTCACTACGAAATTCCTAATGAGAAATTAGAGACACCAATTGATGGGCAACCATTTAGTCCAATTGTTGAGCCAAGTGAAGAAAATGTTAAAGCGTTATTTGCTGATAAAAATGCGGATTTAATTGTATTTGGACATAATCATACTGTACATTTATATGATGACAAATCAACTGTTTATTTCAATCCTGGATCAGTAGGATTAAATAATGGCGCATATGCAGTGTATGGCATTGTAACAATTGAGGAAGATGAATTTTCATTTGAACGTGTGAAAGTACCTTATGATAATGAAGAATTCATAAGAGGATTTAATGAGAAACAAGTACCAGCGAAAGAGCTCATATTTGATAAATTTTTATAACAGAAAACTGTTAAAACTAAACTAAGCACCGTATCATTTACTTTAGATGATACGGTGCTTAGTTGTTTAAGATTTAGAATAAAAAGGTTAATGGGCATGGGCATGTACATCAGAACCTTTATCAATAGATGAACATAATGTTGCATTATCATGCTGATGTGCGTTTGTTTCTAATTGGATGGTCATATGTTGAATATTTAAATGTTCTAACTTATGCTCTAGTCGATTTAAGAGCACTTCGCCCTCTTGGATAGACATAGTATCAGCTACAACAGCATGACAGCTTAAGGCGTTCATTTCATTTGATATTGTCCATATATGGCAATCATGTACATTTTCAACCTGGGGCTCATCAATAATTGTAGAAATGACTTTAGACAAATTGACGTCACTTGGTGTACCTTCCATTAATATATTTAAAGAGGATTTTGTGATACCCCAACTACTTTTTATAATTAGAATAGAAACAATGATACTTGCTATAGGATCAGCAATTGTAAAATTAAATCCCCAAATGAGTAAAGCAGCAATAATTGCACCCACTGAACCTAATAAGTCACCCATAACGTGAAGGAAGGCACCTCGCATATTAATATTATGAGAGGTATCTCCGCCTTTAAACATTAAAGCGGCAACTATAATATTTATAATAAGTCCAAGAAGACTAATGATGAACATTTCTGTGGACTTAACATCTTCTGGTGTAAAGAAACGTCCAATAGCTTCTACAATTATGACAACCCCTATAACGAATAAAGTAATGCCATTAAATAGCGCGGCAAGTATTTCAAATCTTTTATAACCAAATGTTTTAGATTGCGTTGCATGCTTTTCGGCATATATAAAAGCAAGCAGAGCAACGCCTAATGAAATTGTATCGCTAAACATGTGTAAACCATCAGATAACAATGCTAAACTGTTGGCAACAAAGCCGCCGATAATTTCAACAATCATGAATATACCTATGATTAAGAAACTAATTAGTAATATTTTTTTGTTATTTGTGTGTACATGACCATGATTATGGTTGTGTTTTTCAGTCATACGAAAAACCACCTTTCTTAGCTTATTTATGAGTGGCGTGATGTATCGCTTGTTTTAACAAAGTTGTTACATGTGTGTCATCTAAAGTATAAATCATAGATTGTCCGTCACGTTTTGACTTAACTAAATGGGCTTGCTTTAATAAACGCAATTGATGTGAAACGTTAGATTGACTAATATCCAAAGTGTGTGCAATATGACCAACACTACATTCTCCATGTGATAATAAATGCATAATTCGGATACGATTCCCGTCGCTTAAAGCCTTGAAAATTTCAGTTACGCTATCAATCGTTTGTTGATCAAATGAATCATCCATATCGAGACCCCCTACATATTAATATATGAACATTTATTCATATGTTAATATGTAGGGCG
It encodes the following:
- a CDS encoding metallophosphoesterase family protein, with product MKFAIITDVHGNFDALESVLDDIDRREKIDKIYNLGDNIGVGHETNKVLDAIFDRDDMEIIAGNHDEAVMSLVNETPYPEDLKDKFYEHHQWIESHLDEDYYDRLNGLSRVMELTLNNKKILFIHYEIPNEKLETPIDGQPFSPIVEPSEENVKALFADKNADLIVFGHNHTVHLYDDKSTVYFNPGSVGLNNGAYAVYGIVTIEEDEFSFERVKVPYDNEEFIRGFNEKQVPAKELIFDKFL
- the czrB gene encoding CDF family zinc efflux transporter CzrB, producing MTEKHNHNHGHVHTNNKKILLISFLIIGIFMIVEIIGGFVANSLALLSDGLHMFSDTISLGVALLAFIYAEKHATQSKTFGYKRFEILAALFNGITLFVIGVVIIVEAIGRFFTPEDVKSTEMFIISLLGLIINIIVAALMFKGGDTSHNINMRGAFLHVMGDLLGSVGAIIAALLIWGFNFTIADPIASIIVSILIIKSSWGITKSSLNILMEGTPSDVNLSKVISTIIDEPQVENVHDCHIWTISNEMNALSCHAVVADTMSIQEGEVLLNRLEHKLEHLNIQHMTIQLETNAHQHDNATLCSSIDKGSDVHAHAH
- a CDS encoding ArsR/SmtB family transcription factor, which translates into the protein MDDSFDQQTIDSVTEIFKALSDGNRIRIMHLLSHGECSVGHIAHTLDISQSNVSHQLRLLKQAHLVKSKRDGQSMIYTLDDTHVTTLLKQAIHHATHK